A single window of Onychostoma macrolepis isolate SWU-2019 chromosome 16, ASM1243209v1, whole genome shotgun sequence DNA harbors:
- the ccdc106a gene encoding coiled-coil domain-containing protein 106a isoform X1 → MTGKHVHKRTTVCALCVRTGGNMNDADSASRKHASSRELQTPKNEDAYEISIPFEDNNFDQQGGFYNQNDQNFDGSDPPAPSSSYLLITNLRTQLQISLEKNSWLQKRIEDLEEERDFLRCQLDRFIFSTKSQESNGNDSRSFSWRRRRENDRDQQVESQRSANRQSFQQRPTQQTSANPKALSSVPGPVSAQINSMYGSPHPQPLLQGHGGGSTSSSCSSNNRSLNELQESLTLLGDEEEDDYLEDSYLEEEEMMSGEDVITNNMSLRNMGTAGRPAGSHPALKRRRVFRIARGRERQRVKDAAGVLFRYKKILVTYQRLKNMSKAFQIHGVDRNTVASTTPIAELLLVAPEKVAEVGEFDPSKEKLLDYARRCYIALDPQTLSKVQALKKNNLLLPISYRLKGTDNR, encoded by the exons ATGACAGGGAAGCACGTTCACAAGCGAACAACGGTTT GCGCTCTCTGTGTCCGAACAGGCGGAAATATGAATGATGCAGATTCAGCCTCAAGGAAGCACGCGAGTTCCCGGGAGCTCCAGA CTCCCAAGAATGAGGATGCCTATGAAATCTCCATTCCTTTCGAAGACAACAACTTTGATCAGCAGGGAGGCTTTTACAACCAGAATGACCAGAACTTTGATG GTAGTGATCCGCCAGCACCGAGCAGCTCGTACCTGTTAATCACTAACTTGCGCACACAACTGCAGATCTCACTGGAGAAAAATTCATGGCTGCAGAAACGCATCGAGGACCTGGAGGAGGAGAGGGACTTCCTGCGCTGCCAGCTCGATCGGTTCATCTTCTCAACCAAGAGTCAGGAAAGCAACG GTAATGATTCCAGGAGTTTTTCTTGGAGAAGGAGAAGAGAAAATGATCGGG ATCAACAAGTGGAGAGCCAGCGTTCAGCCAACCGTCAGTCATTCCAGCAGAGGCCAACGCAACAAACTTCAGCCAATCCCAAGGCCCTGAGCTCTGTTCCTGGTCCAGTCAGTGCTCAGATAAATTCCATGTATGGATCTCCCCACCCTCAGCCTCTTTTGCAGGGCCACGGTGGCGGCAGCACCAGCAGCAGCTGCAGTAGCAACAACAGGTCCCTCAATGAACTGCAAG AATCCCTCACTCTTCTGGGAGATGAAGAAGAGGATGACTACCTTGAGGATAGCTACCTGGAAGAAGAGGAAATGATGTCAGGAGAGGATGTGATAACAAATAACATGTCACTTCGGAACATGGGCACAGCTGGAAGACCCGCCGGCAGTCATCCAGCTCTGAAGAGAAGAAGGGTTTTCAGAATCGccagagggagagaaagacagagag TGAAAGATGCAGCAGGTGTGCTGTTCCGCTATAAAAAGATCTTGGTAACATACCAGAGGTTAAAGAACATGTCCAAGGCCTTCCAGATCCACGGTGTAGATCGTAATACAGTGGCCTCTACCACACCCATTGCTGAGCTTCTGCTGGTGGCTCCGGAGAAGGTGGCTGAGGTGGGCGAGTTTGACCCGTCTAAAGAAAAGCTTCTGGACTACGCCCGGCGCTGTTATATCGCCCTCGACCCCCAGACTCTCAGCAAAGTGCAAGCTCTGAAGAAGAACAACCTCCTCCTGCCCATCTCATACAG GTTGAAAGGAACGGATAATCGATAA
- the ccdc106a gene encoding coiled-coil domain-containing protein 106a isoform X2 encodes MTGKHVHKRTTVCGNMNDADSASRKHASSRELQTPKNEDAYEISIPFEDNNFDQQGGFYNQNDQNFDGSDPPAPSSSYLLITNLRTQLQISLEKNSWLQKRIEDLEEERDFLRCQLDRFIFSTKSQESNGNDSRSFSWRRRRENDRDQQVESQRSANRQSFQQRPTQQTSANPKALSSVPGPVSAQINSMYGSPHPQPLLQGHGGGSTSSSCSSNNRSLNELQESLTLLGDEEEDDYLEDSYLEEEEMMSGEDVITNNMSLRNMGTAGRPAGSHPALKRRRVFRIARGRERQRVKDAAGVLFRYKKILVTYQRLKNMSKAFQIHGVDRNTVASTTPIAELLLVAPEKVAEVGEFDPSKEKLLDYARRCYIALDPQTLSKVQALKKNNLLLPISYRLKGTDNR; translated from the exons ATGACAGGGAAGCACGTTCACAAGCGAACAACGGTTT GCGGAAATATGAATGATGCAGATTCAGCCTCAAGGAAGCACGCGAGTTCCCGGGAGCTCCAGA CTCCCAAGAATGAGGATGCCTATGAAATCTCCATTCCTTTCGAAGACAACAACTTTGATCAGCAGGGAGGCTTTTACAACCAGAATGACCAGAACTTTGATG GTAGTGATCCGCCAGCACCGAGCAGCTCGTACCTGTTAATCACTAACTTGCGCACACAACTGCAGATCTCACTGGAGAAAAATTCATGGCTGCAGAAACGCATCGAGGACCTGGAGGAGGAGAGGGACTTCCTGCGCTGCCAGCTCGATCGGTTCATCTTCTCAACCAAGAGTCAGGAAAGCAACG GTAATGATTCCAGGAGTTTTTCTTGGAGAAGGAGAAGAGAAAATGATCGGG ATCAACAAGTGGAGAGCCAGCGTTCAGCCAACCGTCAGTCATTCCAGCAGAGGCCAACGCAACAAACTTCAGCCAATCCCAAGGCCCTGAGCTCTGTTCCTGGTCCAGTCAGTGCTCAGATAAATTCCATGTATGGATCTCCCCACCCTCAGCCTCTTTTGCAGGGCCACGGTGGCGGCAGCACCAGCAGCAGCTGCAGTAGCAACAACAGGTCCCTCAATGAACTGCAAG AATCCCTCACTCTTCTGGGAGATGAAGAAGAGGATGACTACCTTGAGGATAGCTACCTGGAAGAAGAGGAAATGATGTCAGGAGAGGATGTGATAACAAATAACATGTCACTTCGGAACATGGGCACAGCTGGAAGACCCGCCGGCAGTCATCCAGCTCTGAAGAGAAGAAGGGTTTTCAGAATCGccagagggagagaaagacagagag TGAAAGATGCAGCAGGTGTGCTGTTCCGCTATAAAAAGATCTTGGTAACATACCAGAGGTTAAAGAACATGTCCAAGGCCTTCCAGATCCACGGTGTAGATCGTAATACAGTGGCCTCTACCACACCCATTGCTGAGCTTCTGCTGGTGGCTCCGGAGAAGGTGGCTGAGGTGGGCGAGTTTGACCCGTCTAAAGAAAAGCTTCTGGACTACGCCCGGCGCTGTTATATCGCCCTCGACCCCCAGACTCTCAGCAAAGTGCAAGCTCTGAAGAAGAACAACCTCCTCCTGCCCATCTCATACAG GTTGAAAGGAACGGATAATCGATAA
- the ccdc106a gene encoding coiled-coil domain-containing protein 106a isoform X3, with protein MNDADSASRKHASSRELQTPKNEDAYEISIPFEDNNFDQQGGFYNQNDQNFDGSDPPAPSSSYLLITNLRTQLQISLEKNSWLQKRIEDLEEERDFLRCQLDRFIFSTKSQESNGNDSRSFSWRRRRENDRDQQVESQRSANRQSFQQRPTQQTSANPKALSSVPGPVSAQINSMYGSPHPQPLLQGHGGGSTSSSCSSNNRSLNELQESLTLLGDEEEDDYLEDSYLEEEEMMSGEDVITNNMSLRNMGTAGRPAGSHPALKRRRVFRIARGRERQRVKDAAGVLFRYKKILVTYQRLKNMSKAFQIHGVDRNTVASTTPIAELLLVAPEKVAEVGEFDPSKEKLLDYARRCYIALDPQTLSKVQALKKNNLLLPISYRLKGTDNR; from the exons ATGAATGATGCAGATTCAGCCTCAAGGAAGCACGCGAGTTCCCGGGAGCTCCAGA CTCCCAAGAATGAGGATGCCTATGAAATCTCCATTCCTTTCGAAGACAACAACTTTGATCAGCAGGGAGGCTTTTACAACCAGAATGACCAGAACTTTGATG GTAGTGATCCGCCAGCACCGAGCAGCTCGTACCTGTTAATCACTAACTTGCGCACACAACTGCAGATCTCACTGGAGAAAAATTCATGGCTGCAGAAACGCATCGAGGACCTGGAGGAGGAGAGGGACTTCCTGCGCTGCCAGCTCGATCGGTTCATCTTCTCAACCAAGAGTCAGGAAAGCAACG GTAATGATTCCAGGAGTTTTTCTTGGAGAAGGAGAAGAGAAAATGATCGGG ATCAACAAGTGGAGAGCCAGCGTTCAGCCAACCGTCAGTCATTCCAGCAGAGGCCAACGCAACAAACTTCAGCCAATCCCAAGGCCCTGAGCTCTGTTCCTGGTCCAGTCAGTGCTCAGATAAATTCCATGTATGGATCTCCCCACCCTCAGCCTCTTTTGCAGGGCCACGGTGGCGGCAGCACCAGCAGCAGCTGCAGTAGCAACAACAGGTCCCTCAATGAACTGCAAG AATCCCTCACTCTTCTGGGAGATGAAGAAGAGGATGACTACCTTGAGGATAGCTACCTGGAAGAAGAGGAAATGATGTCAGGAGAGGATGTGATAACAAATAACATGTCACTTCGGAACATGGGCACAGCTGGAAGACCCGCCGGCAGTCATCCAGCTCTGAAGAGAAGAAGGGTTTTCAGAATCGccagagggagagaaagacagagag TGAAAGATGCAGCAGGTGTGCTGTTCCGCTATAAAAAGATCTTGGTAACATACCAGAGGTTAAAGAACATGTCCAAGGCCTTCCAGATCCACGGTGTAGATCGTAATACAGTGGCCTCTACCACACCCATTGCTGAGCTTCTGCTGGTGGCTCCGGAGAAGGTGGCTGAGGTGGGCGAGTTTGACCCGTCTAAAGAAAAGCTTCTGGACTACGCCCGGCGCTGTTATATCGCCCTCGACCCCCAGACTCTCAGCAAAGTGCAAGCTCTGAAGAAGAACAACCTCCTCCTGCCCATCTCATACAG GTTGAAAGGAACGGATAATCGATAA